tcatccgataCTTATAGtataactgtgagggctacatggctctagctttagctctgtttgaggaccttttctagcttgttagaggttacctttattggtgtaagaattgCTTactgaatcgggtataggatagcctctactcttatttGTATAGCCGTGGAATTGTcacattcgacagggggttcctatatctatttgtcgagtgaatctaatggccctaacttgttagacgaacatttgaaaggcttcatattggaccctgccaaccttccttggtagtgggtcaagaggttgatcaccttgggcgaaagggtaaatcacgactcacagtgaaagtgtacaacctctatagagtgtaaaactggtatatcagccgtgctcaccgtcacgagcggccttagaacccttacgtaatagatgatgaacactgatgataaagatgctcattaatgggtaactgtttatgctattcattattcatgtttacctgatcatgtgtttacataggctgtgataaacttgttgctactcaattgcttaaaattgtgactcgctaaaagctaatcgcagtaaaccagtgtcagccttttgagcctcatgaaccccatgttctatttgttgagtacgacatgtacttacgcttgctttatttttcacatatttggaaaaatctcggatggctaccagattgctagagtttggagaaattaggctcgtgatcaaccagtcagttgtctccgtggaattggagtcttcacccaaaaatcggagttgtctttccgccgtttgttgtctaaggttatatcttttatactaagtacgttatatattgagcattgtcttttgatattacccttatttgtagctatatgtgagatttgatttcctaggctcacatatggtgtgtatcttgttttgtttttaaaactgggtgctacactcTTGTGGCGGCACAGACACGAGGGACGCGATAGCGCAGCGCCTCTGCCACCCAGGCTCAGCTGTGCTAGAGGAGAACATCACGGAGGCCGTGGGAGGGAGTGCTCACCAGCGGCCCATGCTCTTCCTCCCACGGCGGTGTGAACAAAAGGGGCACCACAGTGCTACACCTTCTCCACCTGAGCTCAGTTGTGGCTTCTCATGTTTGCTCATGTTCTTGGTGTGCTTCTGCTTGATGAGGCCTTGGTTGGAGCCCTCATCGTTGTGGTCAAATATCAGCATGTTCACTTTTGTGGCTTCTTGTCTAGCCTGCATGCAAGGTGTTTGTGAAAATGTCTAAGAACAATGGTGATGTGAGGGGAAGGGAAGAAGAGAGATGTGGTATGGTGGTAACCCCACCATAATTTGATGCAATGTAAGCAGATTTATCTGTACAGTCTACCAAACACCGGTCATTCTCAACCTGGCTCATTTCATACATGGAAAACAAACATAGTCGCACCCCGTTAGGACGTCCCAAACCTGTCTCTGGCCATCCATACAAGCCACACTTGTGCAAGGAAACAAACAGGCTCATAATGTTTTTGACATCCGAAAGTTTGTACAAGTCAGATTTTCAGCTAGAAAACATTAATACATTGGATTACTTCACGTAAAACCACAACCTACCTCAACTTGTGCACCACACTACTGCAACTGCCAAACCATGTGGCGTGGAAGAGTAATTTTATTTGCCACATCACATGGTTTGGCGCGGCCAAAAAGAATGAAATGTAAAAAAACATTTTAGAGTTATTTTTATAATATGATTTGAAAAAGATTTAAAAAATTAAAACCAAAGCTTCCACCTATATAGGAGGAGGTGGTACCATGGGTACAATATAATCCTTCATCTTGGGGGAGTGTTTTTTTATGTAGAGACAAAACAATTATAGCATACTCTAGAAAGTATTTCACCCGAAAGAGTATCATACTTTTATCCACTGGAGAAGTCTTTGGAAAAGTCAggtatcttactattactaattagagccCCCAAATGAGGTACCACGTTAATTCTCACCAGACGCGTtaagaaaaaagataaatcctagaaattctcacaataatcagaaatATCTAACCTTTGATTTGGTAGACTCTAATTATCATGACCTATATTAGTCATTAGATCTATTGTACTTTATTAAAAAATTACCCACTACtgtcattatgaaaaatacataaagtaaccccctaattgtgcatgtaaattacccacctctaccattacaaaagataattcaaaataaccccccatatttgtatataaattacccacatcaattattataaaaaaacaaaataacccctaaatttgtatctaaattacccaccttgGCCATTACAAAACATAATTTAATACAACCCCTAACATTGTGTCTAAATTACCTAGCTTTAATTTGTCATTATGAATGATAATTTAAAGTAATGACATAACTTTATATCTAAATTACGAACATCTACCATTAtgaaatataatttaaaataccTCATGATGATTTTATAAACTATCCACCTTTATCATGTATGTCGCTGTGAAAGATAATGTATAGTAATATTCTAACTTTGCATTCAATGTATCCATATATGTCGCTGTGAAAGATAATATAAGGTATTAGCTTTATATTTGTATGTACCTtagctattataaataataaacaaAAATTCTCTACAATCTACACATAACATTAATTTATATTATCACAAAAAATAAATCAATACCATAAATGCTAGGTTGCACCATGTATATCAAATAGACATGTATAGATTAggttaaatatttattttaacaaATTATGAAACATAGAAAATTATTAACTTAACACACCACGTAGCAATAACACTTTATATTAATAAATACTCCATGAGAATGAATTTCATGTTATTATTTTGAATAGCCTTGTACATTCTTACTAAACATTGTCATGTCAATATTATTAATTTAATTTTTATTCACTCTATGATATATATAAATAATACTACACATATAATCCTGAGATATAACAAATTCAATACGTTTACTGTCGGGATGCAAGCTAAGTTTCAACTTATGTggttgtaacacccggttttaagaacaaaaccaaatacacaccatatatgagcataggaagtcaaatctcacatatagctacaaataagggtaatatcaataggcaatgctcaatatataacgtacttagtataaataatataaccttagacaacaaacaacaaaaagacaactccgatctttgggtgaagactctagttacacagggataactgactagttgatcacaagcctaatttctccaaactcttgcaatctggtatccatccatgatttttatccaaataattgaaaaataaagcaagcgtaagtacatgtcgtactcaacaaatataacatagggttcatgaggctcaaaaggttgacactggtttaactgggATTAGCTTtttgtgagtcatgattttagcaattgggcGGCAACAAGTTTGTCCATAAGcctatataaacacatgatcaggtaaacatgaataatgaatagcataaaccatAATTaataatgagcatctttatcatcagtatcatcagtgttcatcatctattccgtaagggttccaaggccgctcgtgactgtgagcacggctgatatactagttttacactctgtagaggttgtatactttcactatgagtcttgatttaccctttcatccgaggtagctaatctcttgacccacttccaaggaaggttggtaggattcactatgaagcctttcaaaggttcgtctaacaagttagggccattagattcactcgacaaatagatgtagcgccccccttcccgatggcacaatgacgcgcagcctatacacaaggggacagagggcgcactatacccgattcgtcaagccatccttacgccaataaaggtaaccactaacatgctaaaaaaggtcctcatactgagctaaaaccagagccatgtagccctcacagctatactataagtcccggatgatcactaacagataagtccttagagagagaaatctatagcaccataaaaacagcccaatgctctagccccctagtTCCATGTTGCTAcaaacatcttttaatgtttattgcataatccactagtcaagttacaagatcatagctttagttgagcactagcatcatactacccaatgcaataccccattggtatcaaggcacaaggtaacaaagtataaggaaatccttagtggtaatcaaggtagacatatGCAGCATGAATTACATGATTAAAGGTGTAGAGGACAAcatggaagatcccatgctatacttaccttaaacttagatccttcttctagtacAAACCTTCAAAGGATTGCTTCTGGATTGAccatgtatatctcaccgactggacatgattatagcaccacacaagcatccatacaatcatacgcgaagcaaacaatagaactaaattaaaatagtacaccaaacatatgaaacaacaagtaaaaaggttttaaagatgttctacacattACTACGATCACATAGGCATAaaaaacactctaatcggagctataacaaagaagttatgaattaaacaagattttctttaataaaataatagattaaatctaaccttgaatttcaaaagttgaaaatatatttaacagtagcttGAACatatagattactcaattacgaatctaacgcaacttgaacggatcaaatcagagttaaaacagagaagttatggcctaaataaaatagtggcaaaactgtaaatagatgaaagtgtattttggatctaacagaGGGAATCTACACTTTTAGAATAGGAAAATGTATGTTGAAAATACACTTTGGACCGTGGGTTTAGACCTAGAAAATTataggggctctttaacaaaattgcaGGGACGACGGGTTGATTTGTGGAAAATAGAGGGTCTCATTTGTAGACTATCGGCCGAACCGGTATCGCATGATATCGGCCGCTGAATCAAGATCGAATGGCTAGGAATAGatcaaagagagagagaaaggtccGGCATGGGTGGCGGTGAGCTTGGTGGCGGCGCCATTAACGGTGACGAGCGGCGCACAGGGAACACGGCCTATGGGCCTCGATTCGAAGCGAGAAAAACATCAGGAGGTAGAGGAGGGAACGGAGGTCATGGCTAGGTAGCTTACCATGGTGCGGAGCAACGGAGGATGGTGCGGCGCTCAGTGGCTGACGGTTATGGCAGCGGCGCTAGGGTTAGCTATGGTGCAGCTACTCGATGATGCGGTTGTGGCTCGGAAACGAGATAGGGAGGCGCGGGCGGTGCTCTGCTGCTATTTAAGAGAGCAGGTGGCTTGGGAGGCACGACAAGGAGGCGAGACATGGGTGGAGCAAACTCCGACGGCGGCGGTCGTGACCGGCGCGGACTCGAGCAGGGAAGGAGAGGATGCGGCTGACAGAGTGGCCCCACCCGTTAGCATCACCAAGCGAAAAGAGGAGTGGCGCGGCAATGCTGGCCGTGAAGCGAACTGGGCTTGCGGGAGAGGCGCGGGGGAGTAGCGGGCCGTGGAGGAAGACTGGGCTGTGCGCTGAGAGAAAAGCGGAGAAGGAGGCAGGCCGCGCTGGAAAGCTGGAGTGGGCCACGGGTGaccaggccgagctgggccagaagGAGTGGAAAAATAAAATTCTTTTTTTAATTTGATTTCCAAATCCAAattaaaaccaaattcaaattcttttcaaaTTTTAATCAAACCCAAGTATCAAAAAACAAATATGCATCCACACGAAGCACAAtcatgtatgtagaccttatatttaattttatttttaacaaagttattatttgtgtaaatttaaatgctcacaaaaatacataaagaaatcagtttctcctattttaaaattatacaaattttagggtgttacagtggtTAACAAAACTACTAGGATCTAGACTATTTTTAATATAAAACAATTTTGAATAAAAGATAAAGAGTACTAGAATTTCTAATTAACATGTGAAAAAAATGCAACAACTCGattaaaagataaaagataagcTATAGATTTACAAAAACACACAAAGGGTGTATCAAGAGTTTATATATCTTAAGACTAGATTTAAACTAAATACATATCACACtagaaatataaatataaatacaagAATTTCTAACCAGAGGTCCCCGTTGGAGCCTGCATGTTAATCCTCACAAGACTTGGTGGGAAAACAAAAGATAGATCTTAGAAATTATCTTAAAAATCAGAAAAATCTTAGCATAAATAAGGTATAACTAATCACCATTGATAATAATAATAGCTATTTGATCTATTCTATTTTTAAATAATTATTCATTTCTGCTATTGTGTAAAACAATATAAACTGACTCATGACCCTAATTTATATTACCCACATATGTGGTTAACAAACATGATATAAAGTAGACGTCCACTTATTATGATCGATATAACTTAATTTTCATCTCATTATTAGAAAATTTAAATATCCCctcaaatttgcatctaaatttttAACATCTCCTATTACAAAAAAAATGTTTAAATGATGGATAGAGCATGCATATGTTTCTATATTTGCCCACCTCTATCAATATTAATATAGTAAGATTCGATTAAAGTGAATATATGCATTGTACCAACATGAATGAGCAATAAAATACATATGTTATGTTTCatcatataaaaaatattttcttaaTAACTCATGTACTAATGATACGAACGAATTATTTAAAACCTTATTAATAACCATAACATATGATTTATATAGATTATTACTTTAATATATTTATGTATTTTAACTAAAATATTTTATATGTCTATATTGATAGTATAACCATAACCGTAAATATAATTTGTTGATAGTAAAATTCACTCCTCTTAAGAAGTGTGGGAgaccacttatggctatatttTTCTGGCCCATTAAGAATATTTTAGAGTAAAAAGTCAATCATTATAAGGTTTAAGTATTAAAATTCTCACGGGGTTAGCATTGCTACCTTGTTGGAGATCTCACTTCAAGCTCAACGACTTATCTTAAGTGGTATGTTGCATGTTTCAAATGATGGCTTATGCTATTGTTTAGTACTTAAGAACATACTATATGGCCTAAAAACCTTATTTTTAGAATGTATAAAAAGGAGAGTTAATGAGAGATACAATAAGCACAAAAGTTTCAACTTaacttgaggagagagaaaaaatccATAACAGTTGATaagaataaaatttgaaaaatcaaaatttatATTTATGACTTCATGAGATACATGATCCAACAAGAACCACCATGATTAATTGCAAGGTTTCAAAGtaattgcatatttaaaataTATAGAGATCCTATGCAAAGAAAAAATATGAATATGGATAAAAATATATAGATTATTCACTTAAAAATATAGTAATTAATAGGTCTTTGAAAACTATATATAGAATACAGAGAATCTATTATGTCTACTatgttagaaaataaacaaagagaAAAACTTATAACTTAATATAAGTAATTCTTTATTAGTCGGAGGTACTCTCTTCATTTCAAAGTATAAAACGTTTTgagttttctaaatacatagcttttactaCACACTTAGATGtactttctagatacatagtaaaaataatatatctagaaaagcaaaaaatagcttataatttgaaatgaatgAAATATAAAACAGTACCTAATATTTTTATCTTCTAAAATTCTAACCCATGCGAGAGTATGGTGGATGGACTAGTATAAACAATCATAGCATATTCATATTCTTGGTGTTTACTGAGTCATCGTCGCTAGTTCTTGGCATTTAGCATGCCTCTAATTGCTAGTGCTATCATACTGCATCTGAGCATCCGCCTACTGCTAACAGAAGGAATCAGTCACCCATGCTAAGCATACTCAGCTTGAAACTTAAGAAAATCAGGTAGTAGCTAGCTTTCATGGCAGCCGCTAGCGGGAGCAGGCAAGAGAGGTGGAGCCTCGCCGGCGCGACAGCGCTGGTCACCGGCGGCAGCAAGGGGATCGGCCACGCGATCGTCGAAGAGCTGGCCGGGCTCGGCGCGCGGGTGCACACGTGCGCGCGAAACGCGGCAGAGCTTGAGGAGTCTCGCCGCCAGTGGGCGGAGAAGGGCCTCGTCGTCACCGTCTCCGTCTGCGACGTCTCTGTGCCGGCCGACCGGGAGAAGCTCATGGACACGGTCAAGGCGACCTTCGCCGGCACGCTTGACATCCTGGTGAACAACGCCGGCCAGGCGTTCTTGAAGCCGGCGGCGGAGTGCACGGCCGAGGACTACTCGCATGTGATGGCGACCAACTTGGAGTCAAGCTTCCATCTCTGCCAGCTCGTGCACCCTCTCCTCGTTAGAGCTTCCATCGCCGGAGGAGGAAGCGTCGTCCATGTCTCCTCCATCGCAAGCTACCTGGGTTACCCAGGGCTCGTCCTCTACTGCATCTCCAAAGGTACCAATAAGTGCATGCTATGCCAATTAGAAATATATATTGCACATTGTTTTTCGAAAAGCAGACGGCAAGAATTTTGCTGGGTATATATTACTTCTAAtatcctaaattataagacgttttgatatttttaaattcatagcttttattatgtatgtagaaataatatatatctagatgcGTAGCAAAAATTATGAATCTAGAAAAAGCAGAAATAATAGAGAAGAAGCAACTTAGCATTAAGAACGAAGATAAaaaaactaccactaaaaaaacctGTCAGATACAGTTCTGACAAGCCTGAAGAACCTGAAGCATATGAAGCTGTGGAACTCGGAGTTGTTGTCAGAAGCAGCCCAAGTACCAAGAAGCCCAACAGAGAAAGGAAGCCCAACACACTAAGTACTTTGGACCGGCTTTGATATCCATGTAGCACAGGCCTATACCTTCCAGGAGGAGAGACGTGTAGATCTAAGAGGGACATCACGAGGAAGGGGAGAGCAGGATAGAACAGAGAAGTAGTTGGCCAGCTGTGTCCGAAGACGGCGGCGCGCGGGAGCAAATTGCCCTGTTCTTGTATCCATCTCTCTTTAATTCTGTTCTAAACCCCATAATATACACTATATGAGAGTGATGGAGTGAATTCTAAGTAGAGTTAGTGACAAAACCCTATGATAGGAGCGAAAACAAGGCAACCGTCACAACGGCATAGAACACACGCACCAGCACTGTAATGGCAAAAGACGCCAGCCTCACATGCTATTGCAACAGCCAAAAAATAGGAAGGGTGTGGGGTTCCTTGTAGCAATGCCTCTATGGAGGAAACGACATCCTCAAATTGTCGCCTCAGATTGATTGACGCTGCCGCAAAGAGCTAGCCACTGATATGCGTGGCTAGGTAGCGCCATTCCATGTGGACCGCAGCCAAACCAACAATCACCAATCCACAATAGGCCATCATGGGTTGCCCGAAAATGGATGAGGTGCACCGGGCTAGCAGCCCCGTTAACTGCCATAGATTCGCCTTGCTTGTTGCTGTCGTTGACACCACACTGGTGCGGCAGGAACCACGAAGGATGGTGCCACCAGGCACCAGCCACATCCGAACCTGCACGTGGAGGACCCTGCAGCCTACTGTCCGAGACGCGGCAAAGTGTGGCCTCACCTACATAGAAGCGTGACCATCCTTCTTTCTGTTGTGATGAAGCATCACCGCAGCACCATCTCGGCAACACCAGACACCCGGGTCGCCGAGTGTGGGCACGGCGGAATCCACGatgagcatgcatgcatggcatcCCGGCTAGGTCAGCGGGGTTCCTGACCTCACGGCTTTCGACTGGGAAGAAGCGATGATGTCCATGATGTTGGCTGAATCCACAGAGAGCCTGAGTGCTGGTGGCATCTCCACCCACAGCGTGTCCGCCTCCTCGCAGTGGGC
This sequence is a window from Miscanthus floridulus cultivar M001 chromosome 10, ASM1932011v1, whole genome shotgun sequence. Protein-coding genes within it:
- the LOC136485913 gene encoding noroxomaritidine/norcraugsodine reductase-like, with protein sequence MAAASGSRQERWSLAGATALVTGGSKGIGHAIVEELAGLGARVHTCARNAAELEESRRQWAEKGLVVTVSVCDVSVPADREKLMDTVKATFAGTLDILVNNAGQAFLKPAAECTAEDYSHVMATNLESSFHLCQLVHPLLVRASIAGGGSVVHVSSIASYLGYPGLVLYCISKAAMNQLTRSLAAEWSQDKIRVNCVAPGAVTTDILKQVEPEFLEQEISRIPMQRCGEVEEVASVVSFLCMPASSYVTGQVIRIDGGRTISA